One Gadus morhua chromosome 1, gadMor3.0, whole genome shotgun sequence DNA segment encodes these proteins:
- the edem2 gene encoding ER degradation-enhancing alpha-mannosidase-like protein 2 — translation MSGRWVAVLGLVLLASPLCGGSGRYFTEEDMEGIRQRIKSMFYHAYNSYLDNAFPYDELRPLTCDGQDTWGSFSLTLIDALDTLLVLGNNTEFQRVSSLLQDTVDFNMDVNASVFETNIRVVGGLLSAHLLSGRGGVEAEPGWPCAGPLLRMAADAAAKLLPAFQTSSGMPYGTVNLARGVSPSETPVTCTAGVGTFILEFAALSRLTGDPQFETAARHALLALWDTRSEIGLVGNHIDVQSRKWVAQDTGIGAGVDSYLEYLVKGSILLQDQGLLNMFLEYDRAIQNYTRFDDWYLWVQMHKGTVTMPIFQSLEAFWPGLQSLVGDLDGAIRTFQNYYSVWRQFGGLPEFYSITQGYTVDKREGYPLRPELIESAMYLFRATGDHVYLQFGLDAIESIEKIAKTPCGYASVKDLRDHKLDNRMESFFLAETIKYLYLLFDPAHFLHGAGEDWEVGGEDGGCVLGAGGYIFNTEAHPLDPAALHCCSRHARERQELRDILLSQSKPPPATHSQSETPKAAESQSESIALKPGERKAAPLLSCPVQPFSARLAVLGQVFTDNT, via the exons ATGAGCGGCCGCTGGGTGGCCGTGCTGGGGCTGGTGTTGCTGGCCAGCCCGCTGTGTGGAGGCTCGGGACGTTACTTCACcgaggaggacatggaggggATCAG GCAGCGCATCAAATCCATGTTCTACCACGCCTACAACAGTTACCTTGACAACGCCTTTCCCTACGACGAGCTCCGCCCACTCACCTGTGACGGACAGGACACCTGGGGCAG ctTCTCGCTCACTCTGATCGATGCTCTGGACACTCTACTG GTTCTGGGGAACAACACAGAGTTCCAGCGGGTTTCCTCTCTGCTGCAGGACACGGTGGACTTCAACATGGACGTCAACGCATCTGTGTTCGAGACCAACATcagag TGGTGGGTGGTCTGCTGTCGGCCCACCTGCTGTCAGGGCGGGGCGGCGTGGAGGCGGAGCCTGGCTGGCCCTGCGCCGGCCCCCTCCTCAGGATGGCTGCGGACGCCGCCGCCAAACTACTGCCTG cGTTCCAGACGTCCAGCGGGATGCCCTACGGGACGGTGAACCTGGCGCGGGGGGTGAGCCCCTCGGAGACCCCCGTAACCTGCACGGCCGGCGTGGGGACCTTCATCCTGGAGTTCGCCGCCCTGAGCCGGCTGACGGGGGACCCCCAGTTCGAGACCGCCGCCAGGCACGCCCTGCTGGCCCTCTGGGACACCCGCTCAGAGATAGGCCTG gtGGGGAACCACATCGACGTGCAGAGCAGGAAGTGGGTGGCCCAGGACACGGGCATCGGGGCGGGGGTGGACTCCTACCTGGAGTACCTGGTGAAGGGCTCCATCCTGCTACAGGACCAGGGGCTGCTCAACATGTTCCTGG agtacGACCGGGCCATCCAGAACTACACCCGGTTCGATGACTGGTACCTGTGGGTCCAGATGCACAAGGGGACCGTCACCATGCCCATCTTCCAGTCCCTGGAGGCCTTCTGGCCCGgcctgcag tcCCTGGTGGGGGACCTGGACGGAGCCATCAGGACCTTCCAGAACTACTACTCGGTGTGGAGGCAGTTTGGAGGACTGCCAGAGTTCTACAGCATCACCCAGGGATACACCGTCGACAAACGGGAGGGCTACCCGCTCAGGCCAg agctGATAGAGAGTGCCATGTACCTGTTCAGGGCGACAGGTGATCACGTCTACCTGCAGTTCGGTCTGGACGCCATCGAGTCCATCGAGAAGATCGCCAAAACCCCCTGTGGATACGCTAGT gtgaagGATCTGCGCGACCACAAGCTGGACAACCGGATGGAGTCGTTCTTCTTGGCCGAAACCATCAAGTACCTGTACCTGCTCTTTGACCCCGCCCACTTCCTGCACGGCGcgggggaggactgggaggtgggcggggaggACGGGGGGTGTGTGCTCGGGGCGGGGGGGTACATCTTCAACACGGAGGCccaccccctggaccccgcggCGCTGCACTGCTGCAGCCGCCACGCCCGCGAGAGACAGGAGCTGCGGGACATCCTGCTCAGCCAATCAAAGCCCCCGCCCGCCacccacagccaatcagagaccccCAAGGCAGCGgagagccaatcagaaagcaTCGCTCTAAAACCTGGGGAGCGTAAGGCCGCCCCCCTGCTCTCCTGCCCCGTGCAGCCGTTCAGCGCTCGACTCGCTGTCCTGGGCCAGGTGTTCACCGACAACACCTGA
- the LOC115551151 gene encoding peptidase inhibitor 16 translates to MQHSHSSVELKGASPTHSSPKRTRAAGYGPCGRHGHGLYPPEGVCFWAGILLWALVAPGACRLTAEMEDTIVELHNYYRGQVFPAATAMMPLKWDASLQGLAGGYVEQCTWQHNPQLTDHGENLYVTEGELDIQVALEQWFMEHLNYNYNNNSCQEDKMCGHYTQMVWADSHRVGCELHSCDVMQGLEIGPSQFLVCNYYPAGNYDDQKPYEEGDWCSRCPGDLQKCRNHMCVPDVEDEDEDVEDDEDQTPTPFTTYPGIVLVTEASPPLLSQDTPPTPSEDTPSEDKPSDDTPTEDTPTEDTPTEDTPTEDTPTEDTPTEGTPPESDSSPENVELPAHLAEEETVEEVPKEEEEQEDGEQKEEEPKEEEPKEEEPKEGETVEEAQKEVEKNEAEQKEQPKQTKLLIETKWEKTRETPSSGGRATSCSPYDNFLLLCLVGALVLRL, encoded by the exons ATGCAACACTCACACAGCAGCGTGGAGCTCAAGGGGGCCTCCCCGACACATAGCTCCCCGAAGAGGACCCGGGCGGCGGGCTACGGGCCGTGCGGGAGACACGGCCATGGTCTCTATCCGCCGGAGGGAGTCTGTTTCTGGGCAGGGATTCTACTGTGGGCCCTGGTCGCGCCAGGGGCCTGCCGTCTGACGGCGGAAATGGAAGACACCATTGTGGAGCTGCACAACTACTACCGAGGGCAGGTGTTCCCCGCGGCAACTGCGATGATGCccctg aagtggGACGCCAGCCTGCAGGGGCTAGCTGGGGGCTACGTGGAGCAGTGCACCTGGCAGCACAACCCCCAGCTGACCGACCACGGCGAGAACCTGTACGTCACCGAGGGAGAGCTGGACATCCAGGTGGCCCTGGAGCAGTGGTTTATGG AACATCTCAACTACAACTATAACAACAACAGCTGCCAAGAGGATAAGATGTGTGGACACTACACACAG atgGTGTGGGCTGACTCCCACAGGGTGGGCTGTGAGCTCCACTCCTGTGATGTCATGCAGGGTCTTGAGATAGGCCCCTCCCAGTTCCTGGTCTGCAACTACTACCCTGC GGGTAACTATGACGACCAGAAGCCCTATGAGGAGGGAGACTGGTGCTCCAGGTGTCCTGGAGACCTCCAGAAGTGTCGGAACCATATGTGTG TTCCTGATGTGGAGGACGAAGACGAGGACgttgaggatgatgaagacCAAACTCCTACCCCCTTTACTACATATCCTGGCATTGTTTTGGTTACTGAAGCCTCGCCCCCACTGCTATCACAAGACACGCCCCCAACGCCATCGGAAGACACGCCATCGGAAGACAAGCCATCGGACGACACGCCAACGGAAGACACGCCAACGGAAGACACGCCAACGGAAGACACGCCAACGGAAGACACGCCAACGGAAGACACGCCAACGGAGGGCACGCCCCCAGAGTCCGACTCATCCCCAGAAAACGTGGAGCTGCCTGCTCACCtggcagaggaggagacagtagagGAGGTgccaaaagaggaggaggagcaggaagacgGGGAACAGAAAGAGGAGGAGCCTAAAGAGGAGGAGCCAAAGGAAGAGGAGCcgaaagagggggagacagtAGAGGAGGcgcagaaggaggtggagaagaatGAGGCTGAGCAGAAGGAGCAGCCTAAACAGACAAAGCTGCTGATAGAGACAAAATGGGAGAAGACTAGAGAGACTCCATCATCAGGAGGTAGAGCTACTTCCTGCAGCCCATATGACAACTTCCTCTTGCTATGTCTTGTCGGGGCGCTAGTATTGAGGctatga